A genomic region of Colletes latitarsis isolate SP2378_abdomen chromosome 7, iyColLati1, whole genome shotgun sequence contains the following coding sequences:
- the Rasgap1 gene encoding ras GTPase activating protein 1 isoform X2, whose product MAEETRLVRVEERLKIKIGEVKNLQSRSHGSPGTRDVYCALSLDQEEIFRTTTMERTLNPFFGEEFQFEVPRKFRHLGIYVYDRDRHLKQDKILGKVAIKREDLATYHNKEHWFPLRPVDADSEVQGKTHLELALQPQIGHAQSKLTVRVIECSELTIKNGGCDPFATVTVIYSNGKQISKRTKIKKKTVSPYFNETFIFEPEITESKEKDVSHYSIESGEVGEVVVGLWHASPGMGEQPAFLGEVRVTLRGLQKQPTSTTTAWYFLQPRAAKHRLSKISSSSTPSGVLPGLGSLRLKIHYTADHVFPSTMYDRLRNLLLQSVNIQPITSSAVYILGEIVASKMEAAQPLVRVLVHHGQLVSVMRALASHEISKLTDPTTIFRGNTLVSKMMDEGMRLAGLHYLHSTLRPAMEQVFLEKKPCEIDPTRVKDANTIQTNLANLKEYVERVFTAITTSGVRCPPLMCEMFWCLRELATTHFPKNKEVRYSVISGFIFLRFFAPAILGPRLFDITTEQIDSQTNRTLTLISKTIQSLGNLVSCRGGAGSVCKEEYMECVYREFYTEKHIQAVKQFLELISTSSNCGITNQRPSAQQEQPVVLKEGIYFLFLHTADYDKRVMIKRAQGRKRFGRKNFKQRYFRLTTQDLTYSKTKGKEPLCKIPLEEILAVERLQENSFKMKNMFQIIQSQRALYVQAGNCVEEKEWIDILTKICRTNNNRLEKYHPSAYINGHWLCCKAVTENAPGCSEVSPGVEAGLRMVLDPDRDLQRIHSLIFTNMPRLETLMSACECQAVYGASDMCVIPGGGSPIEDVPSCFKTLTALREAAYALQHEHRAYFRRLAHDTKYGSKQAPIGDDNYLHLAARAGFENQLTKCVYEVDNLNQHYIETGHCYDSEFSRRIEDRRYDETFRKCLDSDSIHRRYENENNLLRRYENNTDTIKSIQNDLKNFDHSLNNTLRTDKFEKNANLENNRRLDSSSLLATDGISMSSIKKIQQL is encoded by the exons ATGGCCGAGGAGACGCGCCTAGTTCGCGTTGAAGAAAGATTAAAGATTAAAATCG GTGAAGTAAAAAATCTACAAAGTAGAAGTCATGGATCTCCAGGTACAAGGGATGTATACTGTGCTCTGTCTCTTGATCAAGAGGAAATATTTAGAACAACAACAATGGAAAGAACTCTCAA CCCATTTTTTGGAGAAGAATTCCAATTTGAAGTACCTAGGAAATTTCGTCATCTTGGTATTTATGTTTATGATCGAGATAGACATTTGAAGCAAGATAAAATCTTAGGCAAAGTAGCTATAAAGAGGGAGGATTTAGCAACGTATCATAATAAAGAACATTGGTTTCCTTTGAGACCAGTGGATGCTGATTCTGAAGTTCAAGGCAAAACACATTTGGAACTTGCTCTCCAACCTCAAATTGGACATGCTCAATCTAaattaacagtgag agtTATAGAATGTAGCGAATTAACTATTAAAAATGGTGGCTGTGATCCGTTTGCAACTGTCACGGTCATCTATAGTAACGGTAAACAAATATCGAAAcgcacgaaaataaaaaaaaaaacagtgtcTCCGTATTTTAACGAAACGTTTATTTTTGAG CCAGAAATAACAGAATCCAAAGAGAAGGATGTTTCTCATTACTCTATTGAAAGTGGAGAAGTAGGTGAAGTAGTTGTAGGTTTATGGCATGCATCTCCCGGTATGGGAGAACAACCAGCTTTTCTTGGTGAAGTTAGAGTTACACTAAGAGGCCTACAGAAGCAACCAACTAGTACAACAACTGCATG GTACTTCCTACAGCCCAGAGCAGCGAAACATCGCCTAAGTAAAATCTCAAGCAGTTCTACACCGTCGGGCGTATTACCAGGTTTAGGATCTCTGCGATTAAAAATACATTACACGGCAGATCATGTTTTCCCGTCAACGATGTACGATAGACTTAGAAATTTGTTGTTACAAAGCGTTAATATTCAACCGATTACGTCGTCTGCTGTATATATTTTGGGAGAAATTGTAGCAAGCAAAATGGAAGCTGCGCAACCATTGGTTAGAGTATTAGTACATCATGGTCAATTGGTTTCTGTAATGCGAGCTTTAGCTAGTCATGAAATTTCTAAATTAAC CGATCCAACGACAATATTTCGTGGTAATACGTTAGTAAGTAAAATGATGGATGAAGGTATGAGATTAGCAGGACTTCATTATTTACATAGTACGCTTAGACCAGCGATGGAGCAagtcttcctagaaaaaaaaccGTGTGAAATAGATCCAACAAGAGTAAAGGATGCAAATACAATTCAAACTAATTTAGCAAATCTAAAG GAATATGTTGAAAGAGTATTTACTGCTATTACAACATCAGGTGTGCGGTGTCCGCCtttaatgtgtgaaatgttctGGTGCTTAAGAGAACTTGCAACAACACATTTCCCAAAAAATAAAGAAGTAAGATATTCAGTCATTAGTGGATTTATTTTTCTACGATTTTTTGCTCCTGCAATATTGGGTCCAAGATTATTTGATATTACAACTGAGCAAATT gATTCTCAGACTAACAGGACATTAACATTAATTTCTAAAACAATTCAGAGTCTAGGAAACTTAGTAAGTTGTAGAGGCGGAGCAGGTAGCGTTTGTAAAGAAGAATACATGGAATGTGTGTATAG AGAATTTTACACGGAAAAGCACATACAAGCAGTTAAACAATTTTTGGAATTAATATCGACTAGTAGTAATTGTGGTATTACGAATCAACGACCAAGTGCCCAACAAGAACAACCGGTTGTGCTAAAAGAAGG AATATATTTTCTCTTCTTGCATACTGCTGATTATGATAAGAG AGTAATGATTAAAAGGGCACAAGGAAGAAAACGATTTGGTCGTAAAAATTTTAAGCAGAGATACTTTAGACTTACTACACAAGACCTAACGTATTCTAAAACAAAAG GTAAAGAACCTTTATGTAAAATACCTCTTGAAGAAATTTTAGCTGTTGAAAGGCTTCAAGAAAATtcttttaaaatgaaaaatatgtttcaaaTTATTCAGTCGCAAAGAGCATTGTATGTTCAAGCCGGAAATTGCGTAGAGGAAAAAgagtggatcgatattttaacaaaaatttgcCGTACGAACAATAATCGTTTAGAAAAGTATCACCCAAGCGCATACATCAATGGTCATTGGCTTTG TTGCAAAGCAGTGACCGAAAATGCTCCAGGGTGTAGCGAGGTGTCACCGGGCGTAGAAGCTGGATTACGCATGGTTCTAGATCCAGATCGAGATTTGCAACGAATACATTCTCTAATATTTACAAACATGCCGAGGCTTGAAACGTTAATGAGTGCATGCGAATGTCAAGCTGTATACGGAGCTAGTGATATGTGCGTTATACCGGGTGGTGGATCTCCTATAGAAGATGTGCCCTCTTGTTTTAAAACTTTAACTGCGTTAAGAGAAGCTGCTTATGCTTTACAGCACGAACACAGAGCCTATTTTAGAAGATTGGCGCACGATACTAAATACGGAAGCAA gcaaGCTCCGATCGGTGATGACAATTACCTCCACTTAGCAGCTAGAGCTGGGTTTGAGAATCAATTAACAAAGTGTGTTTACGAAGTGGACAATTTAAATCAACATTATATAGAAACGGGTCATTGTTACGACAGTGAATTTTCTAGGCGAATAGAGGATCGACGATACGATGAAACATTTAGGAAATGTTTAGATTCTGATTCGATACATCGTAGGTATGAGAACGAAAACAATTTATTACGACGGTATGAAAATAATACTGACACCATTAAAAGTATCCAAAATGATCTCAAAAACTTTGACCATAGTTTAAATAATACGTTAAGAACAGATaagtttgagaaaaatgcaaatttaGAAAACAATAGAAGATTGGATAGCTCTAGTTTACTGGCAACAGATGGAATTAGTATGTCTAGTATCAAGAAAATTCAGCAATTATGA
- the Trs33 gene encoding trafficking protein particle complex subunit Trs33: MRQQIVDTKISSHVSGEADECLFEYLHTEMVNYTLSKSVNKKEKEEELCRLEWMGFSVGYRIIERLTRECSRFKDELDMIKFICTDFWISLYHKQIDNLRTNHHGVYVLQDNSFRLLEKVGTNSNKQYLQESPRLLAFTCGLLRGSLANLGIISTVNAEISTLPTCKFHVQVQQI, from the exons ATGAGACAACAAATAGTTGACACGAAGATTAGTTCTCACGTGTCCGGAGAAGCTGACGAATGCCTTTTTGAGTATTTGCATACAGAGATGGTTAATTACACCCTCAGCAAATCAGTTAACAAAAAG GAAAAAGAGGAGGAACTCTGTCGACTAGAATGGATGGGATTCAGTGTTGGATACAGAATCATTGAACGATTGACACGGGAATGCAGTCGATTTAAAGATGAACTGGATATGATAAAATTCATTTGTACAGATTTTTGGATCAGTCTGTATCataaacaaattgataatttaaGAACAAACCACCATGGTGTATACGTACTACAAGACAATTCATTTCGATTATTAGAAAAAGTTGGTACTAATAGCAATAAACAATATCTTCAAGAAAGTCCACGTTTATTAGCATTCACTTGTGGACTTTTAAGAGGGAGTTTAGCCAATCTTGGAATTATTAGTACTGTTAATGCTGAAATATCTACATTACCAACTTGCAAATTTCATGTACAAGTGcaacaaatttaa
- the Nd-b8 gene encoding NADH dehydrogenase (ubiquinone) B8 subunit, producing MAAIKLGPHLKELRILLCQTSKSSQGVRDFLEKQYVPLKKNNPGFPVLIRECSAIEPLLFARYEYGLEKRVPLQNLKSEEILQRITEVAANKPK from the exons ATGGCCGCGATCAAACTTGGACCACACTTGAAAGAGTTACGGATTCTTTTGTGTCAAACGTCAAAATCTAGTCAGGGTGTTag agattttctcgaaaaacaaTATGTTCCTCTTAAAAAGAACAACCCTGGGTTTCCAGTCTTGATTAGAGAATGTTCTGCAATTGAACCTCTTCTATTTGCACGATATG AGTATGGCTTAGAGAAGCGTGTTCCTTTACAAAATTTAAAGTCTGAAGAAATACTTCAACGAATTACAGAAGTTGCAGCTAATAAACCAAAATAA
- the Rasgap1 gene encoding ras GTPase activating protein 1 isoform X1 gives MAEETRLVRVEERLKIKIGEVKNLQSRSHGSPGTRDVYCALSLDQEEIFRTTTMERTLNPFFGEEFQFEVPRKFRHLGIYVYDRDRHLKQDKILGKVAIKREDLATYHNKEHWFPLRPVDADSEVQGKTHLELALQPQIGHAQSKLTVRVIECSELTIKNGGCDPFATVTVIYSNGKQISKRTKIKKKTVSPYFNETFIFEPEITESKEKDVSHYSIESGEVGEVVVGLWHASPGMGEQPAFLGEVRVTLRGLQKQPTSTTTAWYFLQPRAAKHRLSKISSSSTPSGVLPGLGSLRLKIHYTADHVFPSTMYDRLRNLLLQSVNIQPITSSAVYILGEIVASKMEAAQPLVRVLVHHGQLVSVMRALASHEISKLTDPTTIFRGNTLVSKMMDEGMRLAGLHYLHSTLRPAMEQVFLEKKPCEIDPTRVKDANTIQTNLANLKEYVERVFTAITTSGVRCPPLMCEMFWCLRELATTHFPKNKEVRYSVISGFIFLRFFAPAILGPRLFDITTEQIDSQTNRTLTLISKTIQSLGNLVSCRGGAGSVCKEEYMEYYFYREFYTEKHIQAVKQFLELISTSSNCGITNQRPSAQQEQPVVLKEGIYFLFLHTADYDKRVMIKRAQGRKRFGRKNFKQRYFRLTTQDLTYSKTKGKEPLCKIPLEEILAVERLQENSFKMKNMFQIIQSQRALYVQAGNCVEEKEWIDILTKICRTNNNRLEKYHPSAYINGHWLCCKAVTENAPGCSEVSPGVEAGLRMVLDPDRDLQRIHSLIFTNMPRLETLMSACECQAVYGASDMCVIPGGGSPIEDVPSCFKTLTALREAAYALQHEHRAYFRRLAHDTKYGSKQAPIGDDNYLHLAARAGFENQLTKCVYEVDNLNQHYIETGHCYDSEFSRRIEDRRYDETFRKCLDSDSIHRRYENENNLLRRYENNTDTIKSIQNDLKNFDHSLNNTLRTDKFEKNANLENNRRLDSSSLLATDGISMSSIKKIQQL, from the exons ATGGCCGAGGAGACGCGCCTAGTTCGCGTTGAAGAAAGATTAAAGATTAAAATCG GTGAAGTAAAAAATCTACAAAGTAGAAGTCATGGATCTCCAGGTACAAGGGATGTATACTGTGCTCTGTCTCTTGATCAAGAGGAAATATTTAGAACAACAACAATGGAAAGAACTCTCAA CCCATTTTTTGGAGAAGAATTCCAATTTGAAGTACCTAGGAAATTTCGTCATCTTGGTATTTATGTTTATGATCGAGATAGACATTTGAAGCAAGATAAAATCTTAGGCAAAGTAGCTATAAAGAGGGAGGATTTAGCAACGTATCATAATAAAGAACATTGGTTTCCTTTGAGACCAGTGGATGCTGATTCTGAAGTTCAAGGCAAAACACATTTGGAACTTGCTCTCCAACCTCAAATTGGACATGCTCAATCTAaattaacagtgag agtTATAGAATGTAGCGAATTAACTATTAAAAATGGTGGCTGTGATCCGTTTGCAACTGTCACGGTCATCTATAGTAACGGTAAACAAATATCGAAAcgcacgaaaataaaaaaaaaaacagtgtcTCCGTATTTTAACGAAACGTTTATTTTTGAG CCAGAAATAACAGAATCCAAAGAGAAGGATGTTTCTCATTACTCTATTGAAAGTGGAGAAGTAGGTGAAGTAGTTGTAGGTTTATGGCATGCATCTCCCGGTATGGGAGAACAACCAGCTTTTCTTGGTGAAGTTAGAGTTACACTAAGAGGCCTACAGAAGCAACCAACTAGTACAACAACTGCATG GTACTTCCTACAGCCCAGAGCAGCGAAACATCGCCTAAGTAAAATCTCAAGCAGTTCTACACCGTCGGGCGTATTACCAGGTTTAGGATCTCTGCGATTAAAAATACATTACACGGCAGATCATGTTTTCCCGTCAACGATGTACGATAGACTTAGAAATTTGTTGTTACAAAGCGTTAATATTCAACCGATTACGTCGTCTGCTGTATATATTTTGGGAGAAATTGTAGCAAGCAAAATGGAAGCTGCGCAACCATTGGTTAGAGTATTAGTACATCATGGTCAATTGGTTTCTGTAATGCGAGCTTTAGCTAGTCATGAAATTTCTAAATTAAC CGATCCAACGACAATATTTCGTGGTAATACGTTAGTAAGTAAAATGATGGATGAAGGTATGAGATTAGCAGGACTTCATTATTTACATAGTACGCTTAGACCAGCGATGGAGCAagtcttcctagaaaaaaaaccGTGTGAAATAGATCCAACAAGAGTAAAGGATGCAAATACAATTCAAACTAATTTAGCAAATCTAAAG GAATATGTTGAAAGAGTATTTACTGCTATTACAACATCAGGTGTGCGGTGTCCGCCtttaatgtgtgaaatgttctGGTGCTTAAGAGAACTTGCAACAACACATTTCCCAAAAAATAAAGAAGTAAGATATTCAGTCATTAGTGGATTTATTTTTCTACGATTTTTTGCTCCTGCAATATTGGGTCCAAGATTATTTGATATTACAACTGAGCAAATT gATTCTCAGACTAACAGGACATTAACATTAATTTCTAAAACAATTCAGAGTCTAGGAAACTTAGTAAGTTGTAGAGGCGGAGCAGGTAGCGTTTGTAAAGAAGAATACATGGAAT ATTACTTTTATAGAGAATTTTACACGGAAAAGCACATACAAGCAGTTAAACAATTTTTGGAATTAATATCGACTAGTAGTAATTGTGGTATTACGAATCAACGACCAAGTGCCCAACAAGAACAACCGGTTGTGCTAAAAGAAGG AATATATTTTCTCTTCTTGCATACTGCTGATTATGATAAGAG AGTAATGATTAAAAGGGCACAAGGAAGAAAACGATTTGGTCGTAAAAATTTTAAGCAGAGATACTTTAGACTTACTACACAAGACCTAACGTATTCTAAAACAAAAG GTAAAGAACCTTTATGTAAAATACCTCTTGAAGAAATTTTAGCTGTTGAAAGGCTTCAAGAAAATtcttttaaaatgaaaaatatgtttcaaaTTATTCAGTCGCAAAGAGCATTGTATGTTCAAGCCGGAAATTGCGTAGAGGAAAAAgagtggatcgatattttaacaaaaatttgcCGTACGAACAATAATCGTTTAGAAAAGTATCACCCAAGCGCATACATCAATGGTCATTGGCTTTG TTGCAAAGCAGTGACCGAAAATGCTCCAGGGTGTAGCGAGGTGTCACCGGGCGTAGAAGCTGGATTACGCATGGTTCTAGATCCAGATCGAGATTTGCAACGAATACATTCTCTAATATTTACAAACATGCCGAGGCTTGAAACGTTAATGAGTGCATGCGAATGTCAAGCTGTATACGGAGCTAGTGATATGTGCGTTATACCGGGTGGTGGATCTCCTATAGAAGATGTGCCCTCTTGTTTTAAAACTTTAACTGCGTTAAGAGAAGCTGCTTATGCTTTACAGCACGAACACAGAGCCTATTTTAGAAGATTGGCGCACGATACTAAATACGGAAGCAA gcaaGCTCCGATCGGTGATGACAATTACCTCCACTTAGCAGCTAGAGCTGGGTTTGAGAATCAATTAACAAAGTGTGTTTACGAAGTGGACAATTTAAATCAACATTATATAGAAACGGGTCATTGTTACGACAGTGAATTTTCTAGGCGAATAGAGGATCGACGATACGATGAAACATTTAGGAAATGTTTAGATTCTGATTCGATACATCGTAGGTATGAGAACGAAAACAATTTATTACGACGGTATGAAAATAATACTGACACCATTAAAAGTATCCAAAATGATCTCAAAAACTTTGACCATAGTTTAAATAATACGTTAAGAACAGATaagtttgagaaaaatgcaaatttaGAAAACAATAGAAGATTGGATAGCTCTAGTTTACTGGCAACAGATGGAATTAGTATGTCTAGTATCAAGAAAATTCAGCAATTATGA
- the Rasgap1 gene encoding ras GTPase activating protein 1 isoform X3 gives MAEETRLVRVEERLKIKIGEVKNLQSRSHGSPGTRDVYCALSLDQEEIFRTTTMERTLNPFFGEEFQFEVPRKFRHLGIYVYDRDRHLKQDKILGKVAIKREDLATYHNKEHWFPLRPVDADSEVQGKTHLELALQPQIGHAQSKLTVRVIECSELTIKNGGCDPFATVTVIYSNGKQISKRTKIKKKTVSPYFNETFIFEPEITESKEKDVSHYSIESGEVGEVVVGLWHASPGMGEQPAFLGEVRVTLRGLQKQPTSTTTAWYFLQPRAAKHRLSKISSSSTPSGVLPGLGSLRLKIHYTADHVFPSTMYDRLRNLLLQSVNIQPITSSAVYILGEIVASKMEAAQPLVRVLVHHGQLVSVMRALASHEISKLTDPTTIFRGNTLVSKMMDEGMRLAGLHYLHSTLRPAMEQVFLEKKPCEIDPTRVKDANTIQTNLANLKEYVERVFTAITTSGVRCPPLMCEMFWCLRELATTHFPKNKEVRYSVISGFIFLRFFAPAILGPRLFDITTEQIDSQTNRTLTLISKTIQSLGNLVSCRGGAGSVCKEEYMEYYFYREFYTEKHIQAVKQFLELISTSSNCGITNQRPSAQQEQPVVLKEGIYFLFLHTADYDKRVMIKRAQGRKRFGRKNFKQRYFRLTTQDLTYSKTKGKEPLCKIPLEEILAVERLQENSFKMKNMFQIIQSQRALYVQAGNCVEEKEWIDILTKICRTNNNRLEKYHPSAYINGHWLCDRKCSRV, from the exons ATGGCCGAGGAGACGCGCCTAGTTCGCGTTGAAGAAAGATTAAAGATTAAAATCG GTGAAGTAAAAAATCTACAAAGTAGAAGTCATGGATCTCCAGGTACAAGGGATGTATACTGTGCTCTGTCTCTTGATCAAGAGGAAATATTTAGAACAACAACAATGGAAAGAACTCTCAA CCCATTTTTTGGAGAAGAATTCCAATTTGAAGTACCTAGGAAATTTCGTCATCTTGGTATTTATGTTTATGATCGAGATAGACATTTGAAGCAAGATAAAATCTTAGGCAAAGTAGCTATAAAGAGGGAGGATTTAGCAACGTATCATAATAAAGAACATTGGTTTCCTTTGAGACCAGTGGATGCTGATTCTGAAGTTCAAGGCAAAACACATTTGGAACTTGCTCTCCAACCTCAAATTGGACATGCTCAATCTAaattaacagtgag agtTATAGAATGTAGCGAATTAACTATTAAAAATGGTGGCTGTGATCCGTTTGCAACTGTCACGGTCATCTATAGTAACGGTAAACAAATATCGAAAcgcacgaaaataaaaaaaaaaacagtgtcTCCGTATTTTAACGAAACGTTTATTTTTGAG CCAGAAATAACAGAATCCAAAGAGAAGGATGTTTCTCATTACTCTATTGAAAGTGGAGAAGTAGGTGAAGTAGTTGTAGGTTTATGGCATGCATCTCCCGGTATGGGAGAACAACCAGCTTTTCTTGGTGAAGTTAGAGTTACACTAAGAGGCCTACAGAAGCAACCAACTAGTACAACAACTGCATG GTACTTCCTACAGCCCAGAGCAGCGAAACATCGCCTAAGTAAAATCTCAAGCAGTTCTACACCGTCGGGCGTATTACCAGGTTTAGGATCTCTGCGATTAAAAATACATTACACGGCAGATCATGTTTTCCCGTCAACGATGTACGATAGACTTAGAAATTTGTTGTTACAAAGCGTTAATATTCAACCGATTACGTCGTCTGCTGTATATATTTTGGGAGAAATTGTAGCAAGCAAAATGGAAGCTGCGCAACCATTGGTTAGAGTATTAGTACATCATGGTCAATTGGTTTCTGTAATGCGAGCTTTAGCTAGTCATGAAATTTCTAAATTAAC CGATCCAACGACAATATTTCGTGGTAATACGTTAGTAAGTAAAATGATGGATGAAGGTATGAGATTAGCAGGACTTCATTATTTACATAGTACGCTTAGACCAGCGATGGAGCAagtcttcctagaaaaaaaaccGTGTGAAATAGATCCAACAAGAGTAAAGGATGCAAATACAATTCAAACTAATTTAGCAAATCTAAAG GAATATGTTGAAAGAGTATTTACTGCTATTACAACATCAGGTGTGCGGTGTCCGCCtttaatgtgtgaaatgttctGGTGCTTAAGAGAACTTGCAACAACACATTTCCCAAAAAATAAAGAAGTAAGATATTCAGTCATTAGTGGATTTATTTTTCTACGATTTTTTGCTCCTGCAATATTGGGTCCAAGATTATTTGATATTACAACTGAGCAAATT gATTCTCAGACTAACAGGACATTAACATTAATTTCTAAAACAATTCAGAGTCTAGGAAACTTAGTAAGTTGTAGAGGCGGAGCAGGTAGCGTTTGTAAAGAAGAATACATGGAAT ATTACTTTTATAGAGAATTTTACACGGAAAAGCACATACAAGCAGTTAAACAATTTTTGGAATTAATATCGACTAGTAGTAATTGTGGTATTACGAATCAACGACCAAGTGCCCAACAAGAACAACCGGTTGTGCTAAAAGAAGG AATATATTTTCTCTTCTTGCATACTGCTGATTATGATAAGAG AGTAATGATTAAAAGGGCACAAGGAAGAAAACGATTTGGTCGTAAAAATTTTAAGCAGAGATACTTTAGACTTACTACACAAGACCTAACGTATTCTAAAACAAAAG GTAAAGAACCTTTATGTAAAATACCTCTTGAAGAAATTTTAGCTGTTGAAAGGCTTCAAGAAAATtcttttaaaatgaaaaatatgtttcaaaTTATTCAGTCGCAAAGAGCATTGTATGTTCAAGCCGGAAATTGCGTAGAGGAAAAAgagtggatcgatattttaacaaaaatttgcCGTACGAACAATAATCGTTTAGAAAAGTATCACCCAAGCGCATACATCAATGGTCATTGGCTTTG TGACCGAAAATGCTCCAGGGTGTAG